In Janthinobacterium rivuli, a single genomic region encodes these proteins:
- a CDS encoding MexW/MexI family multidrug efflux RND transporter permease subunit produces the protein MKFTDLFVRRPVLALVISTLILMLGVIALLQLPIRQYPMLESSTITVKTTYPGASAELMQGFVTQPIAQAVSSVEGIDYLTSSSVQGSSTVTVRMELNRDSTQALTEVMAKVNQVRYKLPEGAFDPVIERSAGDSSAVAYVGFASESVSAPALTDYLARVVQPMFATIDGVAKVDVYGGQQLAMRLWIDPAKLAARGLTAADVADAVRRNNYQAAPGKVKGQFVVSNISVNTDLTSVAEFRDMVIRKGGDDSAALVRLKDVGTVELGAAATETSGIMDGVPAVYLGLSPTPGGNPLVIVDGIKKLLPEIQKTLPPGVKVELAFETARFIQSSIDEVAHTLLEALLIVVIVIYLCMGSLRSVLIPVVTIPLSMLGAAALMLAFGFSINLLTLLAMVLAVGLVVDDAIVVVENVHRHIEEGKTPVAAALVGAREVAGPVIAMTITLAAVYAPIGMMGGLTGALFKEFALTLAGAVVVSGVVALTLSPVMSSLLLQPKQSEGRMARAAEHFFEGLTSRYARLLDRSLHHRWLSAGFAALVMVSLPFLYLLPQRELAPAEDQASVLTAIKAPQHANLDYVERFSYKLDTIYKNIPETASRWIINGGEGPASSIGGINLTPWAERSRNAAVIQAELQHAVGDVEGTSIFAFQLAPLPGSSGGLPVQMVLRSAQDYATLFRTMEDVKQRARASGLFAVVDSDLDYNNPVVKVRVDRSKANSLGIRMQDIGESLAVLVGENYLNRFGMDGRAYDVIAQSPREQRLTAQALTQQYVRADDGSLLPLSAVVSVTEQIEPNMLTQFNQQNAATFQGVPAPGVTLGDAVTFLDGVAKTLPPGFSYDWQSDARQFATEGNALLLAFLAAVVVIYLVLAAQYESLTDPLIILITVPLSICGALIPLALGYATVNIYTQIGLVTLIGLISKHGILMVEFANELQVHEGLDRITAIRKAAQIRLRPILMTTAAMVVGLVPLLFASGAGANSRFGLGVVIVSGMLIGTFFTLFVLPTVYTFLARRHTADHATPRARDLSQALKESP, from the coding sequence ATGAAATTTACCGATTTATTCGTACGCCGCCCCGTGCTGGCGCTGGTGATCAGCACCTTGATACTGATGCTGGGCGTGATCGCCCTCCTGCAACTGCCGATCCGCCAGTATCCGATGCTCGAATCGTCCACCATCACCGTGAAAACCACGTATCCGGGCGCCTCGGCGGAACTGATGCAAGGTTTTGTCACGCAGCCGATCGCGCAAGCCGTCTCGTCGGTGGAAGGCATCGATTACCTGACCTCGTCCTCGGTGCAGGGCAGCAGCACGGTGACCGTGCGCATGGAACTGAACCGCGATTCCACGCAGGCGCTGACGGAAGTCATGGCCAAGGTCAACCAGGTACGCTACAAGCTGCCCGAAGGCGCGTTTGACCCCGTCATCGAGCGCTCGGCCGGCGATTCGTCTGCCGTCGCCTATGTGGGATTTGCCAGCGAGAGCGTGTCCGCGCCCGCGCTGACGGATTACCTGGCGCGCGTGGTGCAGCCGATGTTCGCCACCATCGACGGCGTGGCGAAAGTCGACGTGTATGGCGGCCAGCAGCTGGCCATGCGTTTGTGGATAGACCCGGCAAAACTGGCGGCGCGGGGCCTGACTGCCGCCGACGTGGCCGACGCCGTGCGGCGCAATAACTACCAGGCGGCGCCCGGCAAAGTCAAAGGACAGTTCGTCGTGTCTAACATCAGCGTCAACACGGATCTGACCAGCGTGGCGGAGTTCCGCGACATGGTCATTCGCAAAGGTGGCGATGACAGCGCCGCCCTCGTGCGCCTGAAGGACGTGGGCACGGTGGAACTGGGCGCGGCCGCCACGGAGACGAGCGGCATCATGGACGGCGTGCCGGCCGTGTACCTGGGCCTGTCGCCCACGCCCGGCGGCAACCCGCTGGTGATCGTCGACGGCATCAAGAAGCTGCTGCCCGAGATCCAGAAAACCCTGCCGCCCGGCGTGAAAGTCGAGCTGGCGTTCGAGACGGCGCGCTTCATCCAGTCCTCCATCGACGAGGTGGCGCACACCCTGCTCGAAGCGCTGCTGATCGTCGTCATCGTCATCTATTTGTGCATGGGTTCCTTGCGCTCCGTGCTGATTCCCGTCGTGACGATTCCCTTGTCGATGCTGGGTGCGGCCGCGCTGATGCTGGCCTTCGGCTTCAGCATCAATTTATTGACCTTGCTGGCCATGGTGCTGGCCGTGGGCCTGGTGGTCGACGACGCCATCGTCGTGGTGGAAAACGTGCATCGGCATATCGAGGAAGGCAAGACGCCCGTGGCCGCCGCCCTCGTCGGCGCGCGCGAAGTGGCCGGCCCCGTGATCGCCATGACGATCACCCTGGCCGCCGTGTATGCACCGATCGGCATGATGGGGGGACTCACGGGCGCGCTGTTCAAGGAATTCGCGCTGACCCTGGCCGGCGCCGTGGTGGTCTCGGGCGTGGTGGCGCTGACCTTGTCGCCCGTGATGAGCTCCTTGCTGCTGCAGCCCAAACAATCGGAAGGGCGCATGGCGCGCGCCGCCGAGCATTTCTTCGAGGGCTTGACCTCGCGCTATGCGCGCCTGCTGGACCGCTCGCTGCACCATCGCTGGCTCAGTGCCGGTTTCGCCGCGCTGGTGATGGTCAGTCTGCCGTTTTTGTACCTGCTGCCGCAGCGCGAACTGGCGCCGGCGGAAGACCAGGCCAGCGTGCTGACGGCGATCAAGGCGCCGCAGCACGCCAACCTCGATTACGTGGAGCGCTTCTCGTACAAGCTCGATACCATCTACAAAAATATCCCCGAAACGGCCTCGCGCTGGATCATCAACGGCGGCGAAGGCCCGGCATCGAGCATCGGCGGCATCAACCTGACGCCGTGGGCCGAACGTTCGCGCAACGCGGCCGTCATCCAGGCCGAATTGCAGCACGCCGTGGGCGACGTGGAGGGCACCAGCATCTTCGCCTTCCAGCTGGCGCCCTTGCCCGGATCGAGCGGCGGCCTGCCCGTGCAAATGGTGCTGCGCAGCGCGCAGGATTACGCCACTCTGTTCCGCACCATGGAAGACGTCAAGCAGCGCGCACGCGCAAGCGGCCTGTTTGCCGTCGTCGACAGCGACCTCGATTACAACAACCCGGTGGTCAAAGTGCGCGTGGATCGTTCAAAAGCCAATAGCCTGGGCATCCGCATGCAGGACATCGGCGAATCGCTGGCCGTGCTGGTGGGCGAAAATTATCTGAACCGCTTCGGCATGGATGGCCGCGCCTACGACGTCATCGCGCAAAGCCCGCGCGAACAGCGACTCACGGCGCAAGCCCTGACGCAGCAGTACGTGCGCGCCGACGACGGCAGCCTGCTGCCCCTGTCCGCCGTCGTGTCGGTGACGGAACAGATCGAACCGAACATGCTGACCCAGTTCAACCAGCAGAATGCGGCCACCTTCCAGGGCGTGCCCGCGCCCGGCGTGACCCTGGGCGACGCCGTGACCTTCCTCGATGGCGTGGCCAAGACCCTGCCACCGGGCTTCAGCTACGACTGGCAATCGGACGCGCGCCAGTTCGCCACGGAAGGCAATGCGCTGCTGCTGGCCTTTTTGGCAGCCGTCGTCGTCATCTACCTGGTGCTGGCGGCCCAGTATGAAAGCCTGACGGACCCGTTGATCATTTTGATCACGGTGCCGCTGTCGATCTGCGGCGCGCTGATTCCGCTGGCCCTCGGTTACGCCACCGTCAACATCTACACGCAGATCGGCCTCGTGACCCTGATCGGCTTGATCAGCAAGCACGGCATTTTGATGGTGGAATTTGCCAACGAATTGCAAGTGCATGAAGGGCTCGACCGCATCACGGCCATCCGCAAGGCGGCGCAAATCCGCTTGCGTCCGATTTTGATGACGACGGCCGCCATGGTGGTGGGCCTGGTGCCGCTGCTGTTCGCTTCCGGCGCCGGCGCCAACAGCCGCTTCGGCCTCGGTGTGGTGATCGTCTCGGGCATGTTGATCGGCACCTTCTTTACCCTGTTCGTGCTGCCCACCGTGTACACCTTTCTGGCCCGCCGCCACACGGCCGACCATGCCACGCCGCGCGCGCGCGATCTGTCGCAGGCGCTGAAGGAATCCCCATGA
- a CDS encoding efflux transporter outer membrane subunit: protein MKNYRYIISLFPVLAGCAVSPAYVAPGTPDVQLVSPQQAQFAPGAGAVSEAAWWTFFDDARLSQLIASALEHNLDIAQAQANLLAARAVFDERRLDELPAVTGQAGWQRQVRQDTPDSRAASASTRVGFDAQWEIDLFGRLAHMSRSAQARADAAQADLRQVQLTIAAEVARNYYEALGHQHNLALTQAQVHSWRDTVALTDARIRAGGGLPEERHNALANLARSEAMLPPLQAGLRQAQYRLDVLSGQAPGAIALATTPRQQAPLAGQLPLGDVNRLIKQRPDVVRAERLLAASSEDVGAATADLYPRLSLGGFLGFFALRGSGVFDGGARAFEVAPSVSYPAFRLGSVKARLRGTQAEAQGALARYEQTILMAQEDVESAVTQLAENQTRLASLLQSARHGNAALGVASTRYQGGSGSYQAVLENQRALYDIRREALLAETASYIDAIALYKALGWGQTM, encoded by the coding sequence ATGAAAAATTACCGCTATATTATCTCTCTTTTCCCCGTGCTGGCCGGCTGCGCCGTCAGCCCCGCCTATGTCGCACCTGGCACGCCCGACGTCCAGTTGGTCAGTCCGCAGCAAGCGCAATTCGCACCCGGCGCGGGTGCCGTCAGCGAAGCCGCCTGGTGGACGTTTTTCGACGATGCGCGCCTGTCGCAGCTGATCGCCAGCGCGCTCGAACACAACCTCGATATCGCCCAGGCACAAGCCAATTTGCTGGCCGCGCGGGCCGTCTTCGACGAACGCCGGCTCGATGAACTGCCTGCCGTCACGGGACAGGCGGGCTGGCAGCGGCAGGTGCGGCAAGACACGCCAGACAGCCGCGCCGCCAGCGCCAGCACGCGCGTGGGCTTCGATGCGCAATGGGAGATCGACCTGTTCGGCCGCCTCGCGCACATGAGCCGTTCGGCACAGGCGCGCGCCGACGCGGCGCAGGCGGACTTGCGGCAGGTGCAGCTGACGATCGCCGCCGAGGTGGCGCGCAATTACTACGAGGCGCTGGGCCACCAGCACAACCTGGCGCTGACGCAGGCACAGGTGCACAGCTGGCGCGATACGGTGGCATTGACCGACGCGCGCATCCGCGCCGGCGGCGGCTTGCCGGAAGAGCGCCACAACGCGCTGGCCAACCTGGCGCGCAGCGAGGCAATGCTGCCGCCGTTGCAAGCGGGACTGCGTCAGGCGCAGTACCGGCTCGATGTGCTAAGCGGACAAGCGCCAGGCGCCATCGCGCTGGCCACCACGCCGCGCCAGCAGGCGCCGCTGGCGGGCCAGCTTCCCTTGGGCGACGTGAACCGCCTGATCAAGCAGCGTCCCGACGTGGTGCGCGCCGAGCGCCTGCTGGCCGCCTCCAGCGAAGACGTGGGGGCCGCCACAGCGGACCTGTATCCGCGCCTGAGCCTGGGCGGTTTCCTTGGCTTCTTCGCGCTGCGCGGCAGCGGCGTGTTCGACGGCGGCGCGCGCGCCTTCGAGGTGGCGCCATCCGTCAGCTATCCTGCCTTCCGCCTGGGCAGCGTCAAGGCACGCTTGCGCGGCACGCAAGCCGAGGCGCAGGGCGCGCTGGCGCGCTATGAACAAACGATACTGATGGCGCAGGAAGACGTGGAAAGCGCCGTCACGCAACTGGCGGAAAACCAGACGCGATTGGCGTCATTGCTGCAGTCGGCGCGCCACGGCAACGCGGCCCTCGGCGTCGCCAGCACGCGCTATCAGGGTGGTTCCGGCAGCTACCAGGCCGTGCTGGAAAACCAGCGCGCCCTGTACGATATCCGGCGCGAAGCGCTGCTGGCGGAAACGGCGTCCTACATCGATGCGATTGCCCTGTACAAGGCGCTGGGATGGGGGCAAACTATGTGA
- a CDS encoding efflux RND transporter periplasmic adaptor subunit, whose translation MHTKLVGASALAITLAVAGAALYPRADSHAADAAAYPATKVALVPVVLGTQERYFAGVGELEAARQVQVAAETGGRITQIRFASGQLVAAGAVLVQLNDAQEQAMLLRQRAQLKNAESSHARTVQMAKEKAATQEQLDSALAARDAALGDVRQTQALIAQKTIRAPFAGQLGIRKVHAGQYLNAADTVASLIDTKALLVNFALDEQSSAKLAPGQAVQVLVDAYPGDVFTAKINAIDPLIARSRMVQVQAALTNPRGALKAGMYANVRVAREAGQQLTVPETAVTYSAYGDTVFVAQQEGKQPLTVKRVGVKLGERAEGRVAILDGLREGQRVVASGQLKLADGMAVQAVANTLDEAKRAAPKAGS comes from the coding sequence ATGCATACGAAACTCGTCGGCGCTTCCGCGCTGGCCATCACCCTTGCCGTCGCCGGCGCCGCCCTGTATCCGCGCGCGGACTCCCATGCGGCCGATGCCGCCGCTTATCCCGCCACCAAGGTGGCGCTGGTGCCCGTCGTGCTGGGCACGCAGGAACGCTACTTCGCCGGCGTGGGCGAACTGGAAGCTGCACGCCAGGTGCAGGTGGCGGCCGAGACGGGCGGGCGCATCACGCAGATCCGCTTCGCATCGGGCCAGCTGGTGGCAGCTGGCGCCGTGCTGGTACAGCTGAATGACGCCCAAGAACAGGCAATGCTGCTGCGCCAGCGCGCGCAACTGAAAAACGCGGAAAGCAGCCATGCCCGCACGGTGCAGATGGCGAAGGAAAAGGCGGCCACGCAGGAGCAGCTCGACAGTGCCCTGGCCGCGCGCGATGCGGCGCTGGGTGACGTGCGCCAGACGCAGGCGCTGATTGCGCAAAAGACCATCCGCGCGCCGTTCGCCGGCCAGCTGGGCATCCGCAAGGTGCACGCGGGCCAGTACCTGAACGCAGCCGATACGGTGGCCAGCCTGATCGACACGAAGGCGCTGCTGGTGAACTTTGCCCTCGATGAACAGAGCAGCGCGAAGCTGGCGCCAGGCCAGGCCGTGCAAGTACTGGTGGACGCGTATCCCGGCGACGTTTTCACGGCGAAGATCAACGCCATCGACCCGCTGATCGCCCGTTCGCGCATGGTGCAGGTGCAGGCGGCGCTGACCAATCCGCGCGGTGCGCTCAAGGCGGGAATGTACGCGAACGTGCGCGTGGCACGCGAAGCAGGACAACAACTGACGGTGCCGGAAACGGCCGTGACCTACAGCGCGTATGGCGACACGGTCTTCGTCGCGCAGCAGGAGGGCAAGCAGCCACTCACCGTCAAGCGCGTGGGCGTGAAACTGGGCGAGCGGGCAGAGGGCCGCGTGGCCATTCTTGACGGTTTGCGCGAAGGCCAGCGCGTGGTCGCTTCGGGCCAGCTGAAACTGGCCGACGGCATGGCCGTGCAAGCCGTCGCCAATACCCTGGACGAGGCCAAGCGCGCCGCGCCCAAGGCTGGCTCGTAA
- a CDS encoding ZIP family metal transporter: protein MNTPRALQALARHWSWPHALGFALCGGAALCLLYALTGQLALRHASLAPALIGGAMAAAATALGTVPVLLSHKFSQRSYDCFLGFGAGVMLAATAFSLVLPALAAARQRVATPMHASLLVAFAMGLGMLLIVALNLVVRERVRHGAPDAAGSLKRVWIFVLAVTLHNLPEGLAIGVGYAGVELERANALAAGIAIQDVPEGLVVALALRSVGYGRRLSVAMGAASGLVELVAALAGLALIGLSSALLPWGLAAAAGAMLFVIVHDAIPEAQRSGNGGFASIALVSGFFLMMVLDTALS from the coding sequence GTGAATACGCCGCGTGCGCTGCAGGCCTTGGCCAGGCACTGGTCCTGGCCCCATGCACTGGGCTTTGCCCTGTGCGGCGGCGCCGCGTTGTGCTTGCTGTACGCGCTGACGGGCCAGCTGGCGCTGCGCCATGCGAGCCTGGCGCCGGCCCTGATCGGCGGCGCCATGGCCGCTGCCGCGACGGCGCTGGGCACCGTGCCGGTGCTGCTGTCGCACAAATTCTCGCAGCGCAGCTACGACTGCTTCCTCGGTTTTGGCGCCGGCGTGATGCTGGCGGCTACCGCTTTTTCTCTGGTGTTGCCGGCGCTGGCAGCGGCCAGGCAGCGCGTGGCAACGCCCATGCATGCCAGTTTGCTGGTGGCCTTTGCCATGGGACTGGGCATGCTGCTGATCGTGGCGCTCAACCTGGTCGTGCGCGAACGCGTGCGGCACGGCGCGCCCGACGCCGCCGGCAGCCTGAAAAGAGTGTGGATTTTTGTGCTGGCCGTCACCTTGCATAACCTGCCCGAGGGACTGGCGATCGGCGTCGGCTATGCCGGCGTGGAGTTGGAACGCGCCAATGCGCTGGCGGCCGGCATCGCTATCCAGGACGTGCCCGAAGGCCTGGTCGTGGCGCTGGCGCTGCGCAGCGTGGGTTACGGCCGGCGTCTGTCGGTGGCCATGGGCGCCGCCTCCGGACTGGTTGAACTGGTGGCGGCGCTGGCGGGCCTGGCCCTGATCGGCCTCTCGTCCGCCCTGCTGCCGTGGGGCCTGGCGGCGGCCGCCGGCGCCATGCTGTTCGTCATCGTGCACGACGCCATTCCCGAGGCGCAGCGCAGCGGTAATGGCGGTTTTGCCAGTATCGCGCTGGTGTCCGGTTTTTTCCTGATGATGGTGCTCGATACGGCGCTCAGCTAA
- a CDS encoding MFS transporter, with amino-acid sequence MTTNCPAVSLPVTAPALGDAHRWKVLAVGVAANASFSAAANGMPTTAIWLRSGYHLSNTQLGVALGAMGLGVALTELPWGMATDRWGDRPVLLTGLLGTMLALLTLLLWITPADGSVPPLWALAAGLALVGVLGGSVNGASGRAVMRWFGAGERGFAMSIRQTAVPMGGGLGALVLPSLASRYGFMPVFGALALVCGLSAFFTWRWMHEPDFSAEAATGLHNASTGLSAVKPPLQNRKVWRMVAAIGLLCVPQFAVLSYATVFLHDHGHLGLAAITAVMVALQAGAMVMRIWSGRHTDRHANRPAYLRGSALVALASFILLGCIAWIQAPGWLLMAAVVLAGIAVSAWHGVAYTELATEAGGANAGTALGMANTAVYAGLFLTPIAIPHLLAASNWSVVWWLAGLVALATRPLFPKD; translated from the coding sequence ATGACCACCAACTGCCCTGCCGTTTCCCTTCCTGTCACTGCGCCCGCACTGGGCGATGCCCACCGCTGGAAAGTGCTGGCCGTCGGCGTGGCGGCCAACGCCAGCTTTTCCGCCGCCGCCAACGGCATGCCCACCACGGCCATCTGGCTGCGCAGCGGCTATCACCTGAGCAATACGCAACTGGGGGTGGCGCTGGGCGCCATGGGCCTGGGTGTGGCCCTGACCGAATTGCCATGGGGCATGGCGACCGACCGCTGGGGCGACCGGCCCGTGCTGCTGACCGGCTTGCTGGGCACCATGCTGGCGCTGTTGACCTTGCTGCTGTGGATCACGCCGGCGGACGGGTCCGTGCCGCCCTTATGGGCGCTGGCGGCCGGGCTGGCGCTGGTCGGCGTGCTGGGCGGCAGCGTGAATGGCGCCAGCGGCCGCGCCGTGATGCGCTGGTTCGGCGCCGGCGAACGCGGTTTCGCCATGAGCATCCGCCAGACGGCCGTGCCCATGGGCGGCGGCCTCGGCGCCCTCGTCCTGCCCAGCCTGGCATCACGCTACGGCTTCATGCCCGTGTTTGGCGCCCTGGCCCTCGTATGCGGCCTGTCGGCGTTTTTTACGTGGCGCTGGATGCATGAGCCAGATTTCTCTGCCGAGGCCGCCACGGGCCTGCACAACGCGTCCACGGGCCTATCTGCAGTGAAGCCGCCGCTGCAGAACCGTAAAGTCTGGCGCATGGTGGCCGCCATCGGCTTGCTGTGCGTGCCGCAGTTTGCCGTGCTCAGCTACGCCACCGTGTTCCTGCACGACCATGGCCACCTGGGCCTGGCAGCCATCACGGCCGTGATGGTGGCCCTGCAGGCGGGCGCCATGGTGATGCGCATCTGGAGCGGACGCCATACGGACCGCCACGCGAACCGGCCCGCTTACCTGCGCGGCTCGGCCCTGGTAGCGCTGGCCTCGTTCATTTTGCTGGGATGCATCGCCTGGATACAGGCGCCGGGCTGGCTGTTGATGGCGGCCGTGGTGCTCGCCGGCATCGCCGTGTCCGCCTGGCATGGCGTGGCCTACACGGAGCTGGCCACGGAAGCGGGCGGCGCCAACGCGGGCACGGCCCTGGGCATGGCGAACACGGCCGTATATGCGGGCTTGTTCCTCACACCGATCGCCATCCCGCATTTGCTGGCGGCCAGCAACTGGTCCGTCGTGTGGTGGCTGGCGGGGCTGGTGGCGCTTGCTACCCGCCCGCTGTTTCCGAAAGACTAG
- a CDS encoding helix-turn-helix transcriptional regulator, which yields MNYTSKRLDNSEAPQTTERILYFIKTKGPVSTATLAKTLDMTGEAARQQVQKLVAAGLIEGRQEAQAGAGRPRQNWVLTEAGNARFPDTHAQLTIKLIGSVRQLFGEAGLDKLITQREEESRSAYALACSAPDLPTRLQQLAAVRDEEGYMARVEADGDDWLLIEDHCPICAAARTCQGFCRSEMQLFQEVVGPHASIVREQHVLANAMRCVYRIRVLP from the coding sequence ATGAATTACACAAGTAAACGTTTGGATAATAGCGAAGCGCCGCAAACGACGGAGCGCATCCTGTATTTCATCAAGACCAAGGGCCCCGTCTCCACGGCGACCCTAGCCAAGACCCTGGACATGACGGGCGAGGCGGCGCGCCAGCAAGTGCAAAAGCTGGTGGCGGCGGGCCTCATCGAGGGGCGCCAGGAGGCGCAGGCGGGCGCCGGCCGGCCGCGTCAGAACTGGGTCTTGACGGAAGCGGGCAATGCGCGCTTTCCCGACACGCATGCGCAGCTGACGATCAAGCTGATCGGTTCCGTGCGCCAGCTGTTTGGCGAGGCGGGACTGGATAAACTCATCACGCAGCGCGAAGAGGAAAGCCGCAGTGCGTATGCGCTGGCGTGCTCGGCGCCGGATTTGCCCACGCGCTTGCAGCAACTGGCGGCCGTGCGCGATGAAGAGGGCTATATGGCGCGCGTGGAAGCGGACGGCGACGACTGGCTGCTGATCGAAGACCATTGCCCCATCTGCGCCGCCGCACGCACTTGCCAGGGCTTTTGCCGCTCCGAAATGCAGCTGTTCCAGGAAGTGGTGGGACCGCACGCCAGCATCGTGCGCGAGCAGCATGTGCTGGCCAACGCCATGCGCTGCGTGTACCGGATCAGGGTGCTGCCCTAG
- a CDS encoding LysR substrate-binding domain-containing protein — translation MNLLNFDIAFLRSYVAGIELGSFARAADKVGRSTSAVSAQLKKLEEQAGMPLFRKDGRGLALTPAGEVLLGYARRLLELNDEAAVALRGAELEGWIRLGLQEDFGEALLPDVLGRFARAHPKVRIEAHVARNTALMQGLAMGQLDLALLWGGACIADVAEYPPQQRQHIAEPAMRWIASSSLAWRPESGEPLPLITFDRDCLFQRCATQALDHAGIAWRTAFTSPSLAGLWAAAAAGLGVTVRTGLGLPSTVCALDHVAAGLPALPPLSLELLRASSVSRPPVERLAGLIIESLQNGMASNG, via the coding sequence ATGAACCTGCTGAATTTCGACATCGCCTTTTTGCGCAGCTATGTGGCTGGCATCGAACTGGGCAGCTTTGCCCGCGCGGCCGACAAGGTGGGCCGCTCGACCTCGGCCGTCAGCGCGCAGCTGAAAAAACTCGAGGAGCAGGCAGGCATGCCCCTGTTCCGCAAGGATGGCCGGGGACTGGCGCTGACGCCGGCCGGCGAAGTTCTGCTCGGCTATGCGCGCCGCCTGCTGGAACTCAACGACGAGGCGGCCGTCGCCTTGCGCGGCGCGGAACTGGAAGGCTGGATCCGGCTCGGTTTGCAGGAGGATTTCGGCGAAGCCTTGCTGCCGGATGTGCTGGGACGCTTTGCCCGCGCGCATCCGAAAGTGCGCATCGAGGCGCACGTGGCGCGCAACACGGCCTTGATGCAAGGGCTGGCCATGGGGCAGCTGGATCTGGCCCTGCTGTGGGGCGGCGCCTGCATCGCCGACGTGGCCGAGTATCCGCCGCAGCAGCGCCAGCATATTGCCGAGCCGGCCATGCGCTGGATCGCCTCGTCCAGCCTGGCCTGGCGGCCCGAGTCGGGCGAACCGCTGCCGCTCATTACGTTCGACCGCGACTGCCTGTTCCAGCGCTGCGCCACGCAGGCACTGGACCATGCTGGCATCGCCTGGCGCACGGCGTTTACCAGCCCCAGCCTGGCGGGACTGTGGGCGGCGGCCGCCGCCGGGCTGGGCGTGACGGTGCGCACCGGCCTGGGCTTGCCCTCAACCGTGTGCGCGCTCGATCACGTGGCGGCCGGTTTGCCCGCCCTGCCCCCGTTGTCGCTGGAATTGCTGCGCGCGTCCAGCGTGTCCAGGCCACCCGTCGAGCGCCTGGCCGGGCTGATCATCGAGTCGCTGCAGAATGGGATGGCGTCAAACGGTTGA
- a CDS encoding DUF2165 family protein, which translates to MQLQHSLWLFHAILATGLATWLSLAAINNLHAFHGAVWAIGNTMRMDPLRQDPTIQTPLLRRALTSLTLHRLALGVVLALQLLAAIAAWTGVALFLGGGLATALPWLNLALCAMAAFLLLMHLSGLWFGYWIAQEGLQTTHLVLLLWTIALFVLFNAQRT; encoded by the coding sequence ATGCAGCTGCAGCACTCTCTCTGGCTGTTTCACGCCATCCTCGCCACCGGCCTGGCCACCTGGCTAAGCCTGGCCGCCATCAACAACCTGCACGCCTTCCACGGCGCCGTCTGGGCCATCGGCAACACCATGCGCATGGATCCATTGCGCCAGGACCCGACCATCCAGACCCCGCTGCTGCGCCGCGCGCTCACGTCCTTGACCCTGCACCGGCTGGCGCTGGGGGTGGTGCTGGCCTTGCAGCTGCTGGCGGCCATCGCCGCCTGGACCGGCGTGGCACTGTTTCTCGGCGGCGGCCTGGCCACTGCCTTGCCCTGGCTGAACCTGGCCTTGTGCGCCATGGCCGCCTTTTTGCTGCTGATGCACCTGAGCGGCCTGTGGTTCGGCTACTGGATCGCGCAGGAGGGCTTGCAGACGACGCACCTGGTGCTGCTGCTGTGGACCATCGCGCTGTTTGTACTTTTCAACGCGCAGCGGACCTGA
- a CDS encoding DUF1349 domain-containing protein translates to MFKQGSWLNAPENWSADGAQLRVTTDANTDFWRKTSYGFIRDSGHFFGTQIDGDFTAQLHVAAQYAALYDQAGMMVRIDADNWIKCGVEFSDGQLLLSTVLTVDTSDWAVSLAPAMLDGFWLRVTVEQGAIRVQYSTDGKLWPLLRLAPFPTASRYLVGPMCCTPERAGLEVVFSRFSTGPALQKDLHDLT, encoded by the coding sequence ATGTTCAAGCAAGGCAGCTGGCTCAATGCACCAGAAAACTGGTCCGCCGACGGCGCGCAATTGCGCGTGACGACGGACGCCAACACGGATTTCTGGCGCAAGACCTCATACGGTTTTATCCGCGACAGCGGCCACTTTTTCGGCACGCAAATCGACGGTGATTTCACGGCGCAGCTGCATGTGGCGGCGCAGTACGCGGCGCTGTACGACCAGGCGGGCATGATGGTGCGCATCGATGCGGACAACTGGATCAAGTGCGGCGTCGAATTTTCCGATGGCCAGCTCTTGTTGAGCACCGTGCTGACGGTCGATACCTCCGATTGGGCCGTCAGCCTGGCGCCCGCCATGCTGGACGGTTTCTGGCTGCGCGTGACGGTGGAGCAGGGCGCCATCCGCGTGCAGTATTCGACCGATGGCAAGCTGTGGCCGCTGCTGCGCCTGGCGCCGTTTCCCACGGCATCGCGCTACCTCGTCGGCCCCATGTGCTGCACCCCGGAACGCGCTGGACTTGAAGTCGTGTTTTCGCGGTTTTCCACCGGCCCGGCGCTGCAAAAGGACTTGCACGATCTCACTTAG